The Halogranum gelatinilyticum genome contains a region encoding:
- a CDS encoding RNA-protein complex protein Nop10, with the protein MHSDIRVCSAWRDAHPRPVYTLSATCPECGADAENSAPAPFNPEDPYGEYRRRAKRRRE; encoded by the coding sequence ATGCACTCGGACATCCGGGTCTGTTCGGCGTGGCGCGACGCCCACCCCCGCCCGGTGTACACGCTCTCGGCGACGTGTCCGGAGTGCGGTGCCGACGCCGAGAACAGCGCGCCCGCGCCGTTCAACCCCGAGGACCCCTACGGCGAGTACCGGCGGCGGGCCAAGCGTCGTCGCGAGTAG
- a CDS encoding proteasome assembly chaperone family protein, producing the protein MESIEIDVVADPDLDDPVFVEGLPGVGHVGKLAAEYLLEEFDSELVRRVYTDEFPPQVNIDDEGVASLTCAEFHAVDVGEEDLLVLTGDHQAQSNDGHYHLTDAFLDIAEEFGATRAYALGGVPTGELIEEYTVLGAVTDSALVDDLEEAGVEFREDEPAGGVVGVSGLVLGLGARRGFDATCLMGETSGYLVDPKSARAVLEILEEVVGFELNYESLEERAEEMEEVVGKIQEMQQQQEAVPTGDDLRYIG; encoded by the coding sequence ATGGAATCCATCGAAATCGACGTCGTCGCCGACCCGGACCTCGACGACCCCGTCTTCGTCGAGGGGCTGCCCGGCGTCGGCCACGTCGGCAAACTCGCCGCGGAGTATCTCCTCGAAGAGTTCGACAGCGAACTCGTCCGCCGCGTCTACACCGACGAGTTCCCGCCGCAGGTCAACATCGACGACGAGGGCGTCGCCTCGCTGACCTGCGCGGAGTTCCACGCGGTCGACGTGGGTGAGGAAGACCTCCTCGTCCTCACGGGCGACCACCAGGCGCAGTCGAACGACGGCCACTACCATCTCACGGACGCCTTCCTCGACATCGCCGAAGAGTTCGGCGCGACGCGCGCCTACGCGCTCGGCGGCGTCCCGACGGGCGAACTCATCGAGGAGTACACCGTCCTCGGTGCCGTGACCGATAGCGCGCTCGTCGACGACCTCGAAGAAGCGGGCGTCGAGTTCCGCGAGGACGAACCCGCGGGCGGCGTCGTCGGCGTCAGTGGTCTCGTACTCGGTCTCGGCGCGCGCCGCGGCTTCGACGCGACCTGCCTCATGGGCGAGACGAGCGGCTACCTCGTCGACCCGAAGAGTGCCCGTGCGGTGCTTGAGATACTGGAGGAAGTCGTCGGCTTCGAACTCAACTACGAGTCCTTGGAGGAGCGCGCCGAGGAGATGGAGGAAGTCGTCGGCAAGATTCAGGAGATGCAACAGCAGCAGGAGGCCGTGCCGACCGGCGACGATCTTCGGTACATCGGCTAG
- a CDS encoding alkaline phosphatase family protein has protein sequence MGLFDRLRGNDNPRVAFIGIDGVPFSLLDEHRDEFPNFAALAEDGSAGAIDSIVPPESSACWPALTTGVNPGETGVYGFQDREVGSYDTYVPMGRDVQAKRLWDRVSEAGLDATVMNVPVTFPPQRNVQRMVSGFLSPGVDKAAYPDEFRDDLQSMDYKIDVNAKLGHKDDKSDFVDDAHKTLDKRFEAFEKYLTADDWDLFFGVFMTTDRVNHFLFKDYERDGANKQAFIDFYKKVDEYIGKIRKMLPDDVTLVVASDHGFTSLDYEVHFNTWLQQEGWLSYESDDHAELGDIADETEAYSLIPGRFYLNLEGREPRGSVPKSEYETKRAELKEALKNLEGPDGTKVAARVVEKEEAFRGDHDDIAPDLVVIPNHGFDLKAGFKGYDDVFGTGPRNGMHSFDNASLYIDDPEASIEDADLFDIAPTILDLMDVDYQRSEFDGGCLLSR, from the coding sequence ATGGGATTGTTCGACCGACTGCGCGGCAACGACAACCCGCGCGTCGCTTTCATCGGCATCGACGGGGTGCCGTTCAGCCTCCTCGACGAGCACCGCGACGAGTTCCCCAACTTCGCGGCACTCGCCGAGGACGGCAGCGCCGGGGCCATCGACAGCATCGTTCCGCCGGAGTCCAGCGCCTGTTGGCCCGCCCTCACGACCGGCGTCAACCCCGGAGAGACCGGCGTCTACGGCTTCCAAGACCGTGAGGTCGGGAGCTACGACACCTACGTCCCGATGGGTCGGGACGTCCAGGCCAAGCGTCTCTGGGACCGCGTGAGCGAGGCCGGTCTCGACGCGACGGTGATGAACGTGCCCGTCACGTTCCCGCCGCAGCGCAACGTCCAGCGGATGGTCTCGGGCTTCCTCTCGCCCGGCGTCGACAAGGCCGCCTACCCCGACGAGTTCCGCGACGACCTCCAGTCGATGGACTACAAGATCGACGTCAACGCCAAACTCGGCCACAAGGACGACAAGTCCGACTTCGTCGACGACGCACACAAGACGCTCGACAAACGCTTCGAGGCGTTCGAGAAGTATCTCACCGCCGACGACTGGGACCTCTTCTTCGGCGTCTTCATGACGACCGACCGGGTCAACCACTTCCTGTTCAAGGACTACGAGCGCGACGGCGCGAACAAGCAGGCCTTCATCGACTTCTACAAGAAGGTCGACGAGTACATCGGGAAGATCCGCAAGATGCTCCCCGACGACGTCACGCTCGTCGTCGCCTCCGACCACGGCTTCACCTCGCTGGACTACGAGGTCCACTTCAACACCTGGCTCCAGCAGGAGGGCTGGCTCTCCTACGAGAGCGACGACCACGCCGAACTCGGCGACATCGCCGACGAGACCGAGGCCTACTCGCTCATTCCCGGCCGCTTCTACCTCAACCTCGAAGGCCGCGAACCCCGCGGCTCCGTGCCGAAAAGCGAGTACGAGACCAAGCGTGCCGAGCTGAAGGAGGCCCTCAAAAACCTCGAAGGTCCCGACGGCACCAAGGTGGCCGCCCGTGTCGTCGAGAAGGAGGAGGCCTTCCGCGGCGACCACGACGACATCGCCCCGGACCTCGTCGTCATCCCGAACCACGGCTTCGACCTCAAAGCCGGCTTCAAGGGCTACGACGACGTGTTCGGCACCGGCCCGCGTAACGGGATGCACAGCTTCGACAACGCCTCGCTCTACATCGACGACCCCGAGGCATCCATCGAGGACGCGGACCTCTTCGACATCGCGCCGACCATCCTCGACCTGATGGACGTCGACTACCAGCGCTCGGAGTTCGACGGCGGCTGTCTGCTGTCGCGGTAA
- a CDS encoding DUF420 domain-containing protein: protein MATASVRGPMKEHPAAATAVLSVVGYGIVIGTFAGLVPESLFPDLSLQQVNLLSHAIAAINTTATILLVLGWRWIRQNEVKKHAAAMTGSFGLILVFLVLYLTKIGGGGTKEIVGAPQLVYYAYLAMLAIHIILSIVAVPVVLYALILGITHTPTELRQETPHKKIGRIAAGSWILSLSLGVVTYVMLNWVYAYEFTA, encoded by the coding sequence ATGGCTACAGCCAGCGTCAGGGGTCCGATGAAGGAACATCCGGCGGCCGCGACGGCGGTTCTCTCGGTCGTCGGATACGGCATCGTCATCGGCACCTTCGCCGGGCTCGTTCCTGAATCTCTGTTCCCGGATCTCTCGCTCCAGCAGGTGAACCTCCTCTCACACGCCATCGCCGCCATCAACACGACGGCGACGATTCTCTTGGTTCTCGGCTGGCGGTGGATTCGCCAAAACGAGGTGAAGAAACACGCCGCCGCGATGACCGGCTCGTTCGGTCTCATCCTCGTCTTCCTCGTGCTCTATCTCACGAAGATCGGCGGCGGCGGGACCAAGGAGATCGTAGGCGCGCCGCAGCTCGTCTACTACGCCTACCTCGCGATGCTCGCCATCCACATCATTCTCTCCATCGTCGCCGTCCCGGTGGTGCTCTACGCGCTCATCCTCGGCATCACCCACACGCCGACGGAACTCCGCCAGGAGACGCCTCACAAGAAGATCGGCCGCATCGCGGCGGGCTCGTGGATTCTGTCGCTCTCGCTCGGCGTCGTCACCTACGTCATGCTGAACTGGGTGTACGCGTACGAGTTTACCGCCTGA